The DNA window GCGTCCTTCGCTAAAATTTGGAATACACTCGATGATTTCCGGCATTCTAACTCCTTGTGAAAAATGCGGACGGTTAACCTATCCGTTTTAAATATGAAAAAAGCATTAAAATTAACGTTCCTAAAATGAACAACCACCAAATCGGGCGGCTGAGTTTTTGGGGCGAGCGTCGAATACGTCTGAAGTGAATTCGCCGCTCCGGCGTATCTTCTTTTTCCTGCTGTTTCGCTTCAAACTTTTCTTTAATGGAAAATCTTCTGGTGTTTCTTTGGAACATCACACACCCCCAAAAATGCTTGAAAAAAAGTTGACAAATGGATGGATAAAGCCGCCGAGAATGGATATTTTCGTAACCATCTCAGCGACAATAAGTGCCATTAAAATATATCCGCCGTAACGCTCCAGCGGCTCGATCAAATGTTCATATTGGCGCGGCAATATGCCGTATAAAATTTTCGAGCCGTCCAATGGCGGAATCGGCAACAGGTTGAAAATTGCCAGCGCCAGATTGATCTGCAAGCTCAAAATCGTCATGATGTAAACCGGTTCCAAAATCATTTTCGGAAGCATATCGAGGCCGCCGGCCTTTATCAACCGGAGTAAAAGTCCGCTCAAAAGCGCCAACGCTATATTCGCGAGCGGTCCCGCAAGTGCGACGAATAGCATGTCTCGCTTCGGATTCTTAAAATAACGCGGATCCACCGGCACCGGTTTCGCCCAACCGAAATGTACCAAAAACAACATCAGCGTTCCGAACGGATCCAGATGCACGAGTGGATTCATCGTCAGACGACCGTTTAGTTTTGCCGTCGGATCGCCAAAACGATAAGCCGTATATCCATGCATAAATTCGTGAAAGGTCAGCGCGAGAAGAATCGGCGGAACAAGTAAAATGATCATCTGTAAGTTCATTGATACCTCGGATGAAAAGTACGATGTTGCTCGATCAGAAATTCCCGGTCGAGATGCGTGTAAATTTGCGTGGTGGAAATGTCGGAGTGACCAAGCATTTCCTGAACAGCGCGCAGATTGGCGCCGCCTTCCAGCAGATGCGTTGCGAATGAATGGCGAAAGACATGCGGACTGACTTTTTTCCGAATGCCCGCAAGCCGAACATATTCCTGAATGATTTTCCAGACGCCCATTCGCGAAAGCGGCGCGCCGCGCATGTTGAGAAAGAGAAAATCCT is part of the Candidatus Marinimicrobia bacterium CG08_land_8_20_14_0_20_45_22 genome and encodes:
- a CDS encoding site-2 protease family protein — its product is MNLQMIILLVPPILLALTFHEFMHGYTAYRFGDPTAKLNGRLTMNPLVHLDPFGTLMLFLVHFGWAKPVPVDPRYFKNPKRDMLFVALAGPLANIALALLSGLLLRLIKAGGLDMLPKMILEPVYIMTILSLQINLALAIFNLLPIPPLDGSKILYGILPRQYEHLIEPLERYGGYILMALIVAEMVTKISILGGFIHPFVNFFSSIFGGV